One Clupea harengus chromosome 11, Ch_v2.0.2, whole genome shotgun sequence DNA window includes the following coding sequences:
- the ubr5 gene encoding E3 ubiquitin-protein ligase UBR5 isoform X5: MTSIHFVVHPLPGTEDQLNDRLREVSEKLNKYNYNSHPHLSLLEQATLKQCVVGPNHAGFLLEDGRVCRIGFAVQPDRLELGKADGTEGSKLSSGSGAGRSSRPGRTSDPPWFLPGSDTLGRLAGNTLGSRWSSGVNGGGSGGGGGSSGGGGAGGGSGSSGAGGGGGGGGGGGGGGGSSGRSSTAARDSRRQTRVIRTGRDRGSGLLGSQPQPVIPASVIPEELISQAQVVLQGKSRSVIIRELQRTNLDVNLAVNNLLSRDDEDGDDGDDTASESYLPGEDLMSLLDADIHSAHPSVIIDADAMFSEDISYFGYPSFRRSSLSRLSSSRVLLLPLERDSELLRERESVLRLRERRWLDGASFDAERGSTSREGEPNLDKKSAPLQSPVSLSEELQWWPDKDGTRFVSIASLYSELVAVSSKGELYQWKWSDPEPYRNAQNPSIHHPRVTSLGLTNEKITLLSANSIRATVATESNKVATWVDDSLSTVASKLEHGAQSFPELQGERIVSLHCCALYTCAQLENSLYWWGVVPFSQRKKMLEKARAKNKKPKSSAGISSIPNITVGTQVCLRNNPLYHAGAVAFSVNAGIPKVGMLLESVWNMNESCRFQLRSPESLKNMEKSTKTQETKTESKPELVKTEMGPPPSPASTCSDASSIASSASLPYKRRRSTPAPKEEEKVNEEQWPLREVVFVEDVKNVPVGKVGGARGPPDPLCAAGMRTSPGPPPCVLSETDVDADAYIATVLKVDGAYVAVKFPGTSSSVSSQSAAPTDSDPSSLLQDCRLLRIDELQVVKTGGTPKVPDCFQRTPKKLCIPEKAEILAVNVDSKGVHAVLKTGSWVRYCIFDLATGKAEQENHFPTSNQAFLGQSERNVAIFTAGQESPIILRDGNGTIYPMAKDCMGGIRDPDWLDLPPITSLGMGVHSLANLPSNSTIKKKAAVIIMAVEKQTLMQHVLRCDYEACRQYLAGLEQAVLLEQNPHALDALLGHRCDGNRNVLHASVSVCFPVSNKETKEEEEAERSERNTFAERLSAVEAIANAISVVSSNSSGNRTGSSSSRGLRLREMMRRSLRAAGLGRHESGPSSSDHQDPVSPPIAPPSWVPDPPPMDPDGDIDFILAPAVGSLTTASTGTSQGPSTSTIPAGPSTEPSVVESKDRKANAHLILKLMCDSVVLRPHLRQLLSAKDARGMTPFMLAVSGRAYPAAITVLEAAQKIAKGESGSGDKEDADSLFMEMICPSGTNPDDSPLYVLCCNDTCSFTWTGAEHINQDIFECRTCGLLESLCCCTECARVCHKGHDCKLKRTSPTAYCDCWEKCKCKTLIAGQKAARLDLLYRLLTTTNLVTTPNSRGEHILLFLVQTVARQSVEHCQYRPPRIREDRNRKAASAEDSDMPDHDLEPPRFAQLALERVLQDWNALKSMIMFGSQENKDPLSASSRIAHLLPEEQVYLNQQSGTIRLDCFTHCLIVKCAPDITFIDTLLGTLVKELQNKYTPGRRDEAVIVTRRFLRSVARVFVILSVEMASSKKKNNFIPQPIGKCRRVFQALLPYATEELCNVAESLIVPVRMGIARPTAPFTLASTSIDAVQGSEELFSVEPLPPRPSPDQSSNSSQAASSYIIRTPQPHRSSQSQPVRGRDEEQDDIVSADVEEVEVVEGVAGEEDHHDDQEEQGEENAEAEGQHDEHDEDGSDMELDLLAAAETESDSESNHSNQDNASGRRSVVTAATAGSEAGASSVPAFFSEDDSQSNDSSDSDSSSSQSDDVDQETFLVDEPLERTTGMAHANSAAQAPRSMQWAVRTTPNQRTAGGAPSSTSTPAGQRALPPQPASSTGLIYIDPSNLRRSSAISNSAAVAAAALEASNSSSYLTSASSLARAYSIVIRQISDLMGLIPKYNHLVYSQYPAAVKLTYQDAVNLQNFVEDKLIPTWNWMVSIMDSTEAQLRYGSALSSAGDPGHPSHPLHASQHAGRRERMTAREEASLRTLEGRRRAATLLTARQGMMSARGDFLNYALSLMRSHNDEHSDVLPVLDVCSLKHVAYVFQALIYWIKAMNQQTTLDTPQMDRKRNREILELGLDNEDSEHENDEDTNQSFALEYQEGHKRKAVRQKHGKKKRAAVKGSTLQDKDDDPVPAETGQNHSFFRRSDSMTFLGCIPPNPFEVPLAEAIPLADQPHLLQPNARKEDLFGRPSQGLYSSSYMASKGLADMSADRNCLEILPTKMSYSANMKNVMSMELRPREELAAAEQEMDTSKPGPSPHDLAAQLKSSLLAEIGLTESDGPPLPSFRPHCSFMGMVISHDMLLGRWRLSLELFGRVFMEDVGAEPGSILTELGGFEVKESKFRREMEKLRNLQSRDLALEVDRDRDQLIQQTMRQLNTHFGRRCTTTPMAVHRVKVTFKDEPGEGSGVARSFYTAIAQAFLSNEKLPNLDCVQSVSKGMQASNLMQRLRNRDRERERRSGGLRAGSRRDRDRDSRRQLSIDTRPFRPASEGNPSDEPDPLPAHRQALGERLYPRVHAMQPAFASKITGMLLELSPAQLLLLLASEDSLRARVEEAMELLIAHGRENGADSILDLGVLDAPEKAQQENRKRHGSTRSVVDMELDDPDDGDDNAPLFYQPGKRGFYSPRPGKNTEARLNCFRNIGRILGLCLLQNELCPITLNRHVIKVLLGRKVNWHDFAFFDPVMYESLRQLILHSQAGEAEAVFSAMDLAFAIDLCKEEGAGQVELLTGGVNMPVTPLNVYEYVRKYAEHRMLVVAEQPLHAMRKGLLDVLPKNALEDLTAEDFRLLVNGCGEVNVQMLISFTSFNDESGENAEKLLQFKRWFWSIVEKMSMTERQDLVYFWTSSPSLPASEEGFQPMPSITIRPPDDQHLPTANTCISRLYVPLYSSKQILKQKLLLAIKTKNFGFV, translated from the exons CCACCCCCACCTCAGTCTTCTTGAGCAGGCCACATTGAAACAGTGTGTGGTTGGACCAAACCATGCTGGTTTTCTCCTTGAG GATGGGCGTGTGTGTCGGATTGGCTTTGCCGTCCAGCCCGATCGCCTGGAGCTGGGGAAAGCAGACGGCACTGAGGG TTCAAAGTTGAGCAGTGGGTCAGGGGCAGGAAGGAGCTCCAGGCCAGGCAGGACTAGTGATCCGCCCTGGTTCCTGCCTGGTTCAGACACTTTGGGCAGACTGGCAGGCAACACCCTTGG GAGCCGTTGGAGCTCGGGGGTGAATGGTGGAGGCagcggtggtggcggcggcagcagcgggGGAGGCGGTGCCGGGGGTGGCAGCGGGAGCAgcggagctggaggaggtggtggcggcggcgggggtgggggaggtggcgGAGGCTCGTCCGGCCGCTCCTCCACAGCAGCGCGGGACTCGCGTCGGCAGACACGAGTCATCCGCACCGGCCGAGACCGCGGCTCCGGCCTGCTGGGCAGCCAGCCCCAGCCAGTCATCCCGGCCTCGGTCATCCCAGAGGAGCTGATTTCTCAG GCCCAGGTGGTTCTGCAGGGCAAGTCACGTAGTGTGATCATTCGTGAGCTGCAGCGCACCAACCTGGACGTGAACCTAGCTGTCAACAACCTGCTGAGCCGCGATGACGAGGACGGTGACGATGGTGACGACACAGCCAGCGAGTCTTACCTGCCTGGAG AAGACCTCATGTCACTGCTAGATGCAGACATCCACTCGGCTCACCCCAGCGTCATCATCGACGCAGACGCCATGTTCTCCGAGGACATAAGCTACTTCGGCTACCCCTCCTTTCGCCGATCCTCCCTGTCACGCCTCAGTTCCTCACGAG ttctccttctccccttaGAGCGCGACTCTGAGCTGCTGCGGGAGCGCGAGTCGGTGCTGAGGCTGCGGGAGCGCCGCTGGCTGGACGGCGCCTCCTTCGACGCCGAGCGCGGCTCCACCAGCCGCGAGGGCGAGCCCAACCTGGACAAGAAGAGCGCGCCGCTGCAGAGCCCCGTCTCCCTCAGCGAGGAGCTCCAGTGGTGGCCCGACAAG GATGGCACCCGGTTTGTGAGCATTGCCTCCTTGTACTCTGAGCTAGTAGCAGTGAGCTCCAAGGGAGAGCTCTATCAGTGGAAATGGAGTGACCCTGAACCCTACAGAAACGCACAG AATCCCTCGATCCATCACCCCCGGGTCACTTCCTTGGGCTTGACCAATGAGAAGATCACACTTCTGTCCGCCAACAGTATAAGAGCTACTGTAGCCACCGAGTCCAACAAG GTGGCGACGTGGGTGGACGACTCTCTGAGCACAGTGGCCTCCAAGCTGGAGCACGGAGCGCAGAGCTTCCCTGAGCTGCAGGGCGAGCGCATCGTCTCGCTCCATTGCTGCGCCCTCTACACCTGCGCGCAGCTGGAGAACAGCCTCTACTGGtg GGGTGTCGTGCCTTTTAGTCAGCGGAAGAAGATGCTTGAAAAGGCTCGAGCCAAGAACAAGAAGCCAAAGTCCAGTGCTGGCATCTCGTCCATCCCCAACATCACCGTGGGAACCCAG GTGTGCCTGAGGAATAACCCTCTGTACCATGCTGGAGCCGTGGCCTTCTCCGTCAATGCCGGCATCCCTAAGGTGGGCATGCTGCTGGAGTCGGTGTGGAACATGAACGAGAGCTGCAGGTTCCAGCTGCGCTCACCGGAGAGCCTCAAGAACATGGAGAAGAGCACCAAGACCCAGGAGACAAA GACGGAGAGCAAGCCTGAGCTAGTGAAGACTGAGATgggcccccctccctctcctgcgtCCACGTGCAGCGACGCCTCCTCCATCGCCAGCAGCGCCTCGCTGCCTTACA AGCGGCGGCGCTCCACACCCGCCCctaaggaggaggagaaagtcaACGAGGAGCAGTGGCCTCTGCGCGAGGTCGTGTTCGTGGAGGACGTTAAAAACGTCCCCGTGGGAAAGGTGGGTGGTGCCCGCGGACCGCCTGATCCGCTTTGTGCCGCCGGAATGAGAACATCTCCTGGCCCGCCTCCTTGTGTCCTTTCAGAAACAGATGTAGATGCAGATGCGTACATAGCCACG GTGCTAAAAGTCGATGGTGCGTATGTTGCTGTAAAATTTCCAGGGACCTCGAGCAGCGTGAGCAGCCAGAGCGCAGCTCCCACTGACTCTGACCCCTCCTCACTGCTGCAAGACTGCAGGCTCCTCAGAATAGATGAGctacag GTTGTAAAAACTGGTGGAACTCCTAAAGTTCCCGATTGCTTTCAGCGCACACCTAAAAAACTTTGCATCCCAGAAAAGGCTGAAATTCTAGCCGTGAATGTTGACTCCAAAG GAGTCCATGCCGTGTTGAAAACAGGCAGTTGGGTTAGGTACTGCATCTTTGACTTGGCAACTGGGAAAGCTGAGCAGGAGAATCATTTTCCGACCAGCAACCAGGCTTTTCTGGGTCAGAGTGAGCGCAACGTGGCCATCTTCACCGCAGGACAG GAATCTCCTATTATCCTGCGCGATGGCAATGGCACAATTTACCCCATGGCCAAAGACTGTATGGGTGGTATTAGAGACCCCGATTGGCTGGATCTGCCGCCCATCACTAGCTTGGGCATGGGAGTGCATTCTCTCGCCAATCTCCCCAGCAACTCTACCATCAAAAAGAAAGCTGCTGTCATCATCATGGCTGTAGAG aagcagACCCTGATGCAGCACGTGCTGCGCTGTGACTACGAGGCGTGCCGGCAGTACCTGGCCGGCCTGGAGCAGGCGGTGCTGCTGGAGCAGAACCCCCACGCACTCGATGCCCTGCTGGGCCATCGCTGCGACGGCAACCGCAACGTGCTGCACGCCTCCGTCTCTGTCTGCTTCCCCGTCAGCAACAAGGAGACCAAGGAGGAGGAAG AAGCCGAGCGCTCGGAGAGGAACACGTTTGCTGAGCGGCTGTCGGCGGTAGAGGCTATTGCTAACGCCATCTCGGTGGTGTCCAGCAACAGCTCTGGCAACAGGACTGGCTCGTCCAGCAGCAGAGG tcTGCGtctgagagagatgatgagacgCTCCCTCAGAGCTGCGGGCCTCGGACGCCACGAGTCTGGGCCCTCCTCCAGTGACCACCAGGACCCCGTGTCCCCTCCCATCGCACCCCCCAGCTGGGTGCCCGACCCCCCTCCCATGGATCCAG ATGGTGACATTGATTTCATCTTGGCCCCTGCAGTGGGCTCCCTCACCACCGCCTCCACCGGCACCAGCCAGGGCCCCAGCACCTCCACCATACCTG CAGGGCCATCGACGGAGCCCTCGGTGGTGGAGTCCAAAGATCGCAAGGCCAACGCTCACCTCATCCTCAAGCTCATGTGTGACAGCGTGGTGCTGCGGCCTCACTTGCGCCAGCTCCTCTCCGCCAA ggaTGCACGTGGAATGACTCCGTTCATGCTGGCAGTGAGTGGGAGAGCCTACCCAGCAGCCATCACGGTCCTGGAAGCTGCTCAGAAAATAGCCAAGG GCGAGTCTGGCAGCGGCGATAAGGAAGATGCGGACTCTCTGTTCATGGAGATGATTTGCCCGTCTGGCACCAACCCAGACGACTCGCCCCTCTACGTGCTATGCTGCAACGACACCTGCAGCTTCACCTGGACCGGCGCCGAGCACATCAATCAG gACATCTTTGAGTGCCGGACCTGTGGCCTGCTAGaatctctgtgctgctgcacaGAATGTGCCCGAGTCTGCCACAAGGGACACGACTGCAA GCTGAAGAGAACCTCTCCAACTGCGTACTGCGACTGCTGGGAGAAATGCAAGTGCAAGACACTGATTGCTGGGCAGAAAGCTGCTCGCCTGGACCTGCTCTACAGGCTCCTCACAACCACCAACCTCGTCACTACCCCCaacagcag GGGGGAGCACATCCTGCTGTTCCTGGTGCAGACAGTTGCCAGGCAGAGTGTGGAACACTGCCAGTACCGGCCGCCCCGCATCCGGGAGGACCGCAATCGCAAAGCTGCCAGCGCAGAGG ACTCGGACATGCCGGACCATGACCTGGAACCTCCACGCTTCGCCCAGCTGGCTCTGGAGCGCGTGCTGCAGGACTGGAACGCCCTCAAGTCCATGATCATGTTTGGCTCCCAAGAGAACAAAGACCC GCTGAGTGCCAGCAGCAGGATTGCCCACCTCCTCCCTGAGGAGCAGGTGTACCTGAACCAGCAGAGTGGCACCATCAGGCTGGACTGCTTCACCCACTGCCTCATCGTCAAGTGTGCCCCGGACATCACA ttcaTCGACACGCTCCTGGGCACACTGGTGAAGGAGCTGCAGAATAAGTACACCCCCGGGAGGAGGGATGAGGCGGTGATTGTCACCAGGAGGTTCCTGCGGTCGGTGGCCCGTGTGTTTGTCATCCTCAGCGTGGAGATGGCCTCAtccaagaagaagaa TAACTTCATCCCGCAGCCCATAGGGAAGTGCCGCCGTGTGTTCCAGGCCCTTCTCCCGTACGCGACGGAGGAGCTGTGTAACGTGGCCGAGTCTCTTATCGTGCCCGTGCGCATGGGCATCGCCCGGCCCACCGCCCCCTTCACACTGGCCAGCACCAGCATTGATGCCGTCCAGGGCAGCGAGGAGCTCTTCTCTGTGGAGCCGCTGCCACCCAGGCCCTCCCCAGACCAATCCAGCAA CTCCAGTCAAGCAGCCTCCTCCTACATCATCCgcaccccccagccccaccgCAGCAGCCAGTCCCAGCCTGTCCGCGGGCGGGACGAGGAGCAGGACGACATCGTGTCCGCTGATGTAGAGGAG GTGGAGGTTGTGGAGGGTGTCGCAGGAGAGGAGGATCACCATGACGAccaggaggagcagggagaAGAGAACGCAGAGGCTGAGGGTCAACACGATGAGCATGATGAGGATG GAAGTGACATGGAGTTGGATCTCCTCGCTGCTGCTGAGACcgagagtgacagtgagagtaACCACAGCAACCAGGACAATGCTAGTGGGCGGAGAAGCGTCGTCACGGCAGCAACTGCTGGATCTGAAGCAG GTGCCAGCAGTGTCCCTGCCTTCTTTTCAGAGGACGACTCGCAGTCCAACGACTCGAGCGACtcggacagcagcagcagccagagcGACGACGTGGACCAGGAGACGTTCCTGGTGGACGAGCCGCTGGAGAGGACCACGGGCATGGCGCACGCCAACAGCGCTGCCCAGGCGCCGCGCTCCATGCAGTGGGCCGTCCGCACCACACCCAACCAGCGGACCGCCGGGGGCGCCCCCTCTAGCACCTCCACCCCTGCAGGTCAGAGAGCGCTCCCTCCCCAACCAG CGAGCTCCACGGGCCTGATCTACATCGACCCGTCCAACCTGCGCCGCAGCAGTGCCATCAGCAACAGCGCAGCGGTCGCCGCCGCCGCCCTGGAGGCCAGCAACTCCAGCAGCTACCTGACGTCCGCCAGCAGCCTGGCCCGCGCCTACAGCATCGTCATCAGGCAGATCTCCGACCTCATGGGCCTCATCCCCAaatacaaccacctggtctacTCCCAGTATCCTGCAGCCGTCAAACTCACCTACCAGGACGCTGTCAACCTGCAG AACTTCGTGGAAGACAAACTGATCCCCACCTGGAACTGGATGGTGTCCATCATGGACTCCACGGAGGCCCAGCTGCGCTACGGCTCAGCGCTGTCCTCCGCAGGGGACCCAGGCCATCCCAGCCACCCGCTGCACGCGTCCCAACACGCCGGCCGCCGAGAGCGCATGACCGCCCGTGAGGAGGCCAGTCTACGCACGCTGGAGGGCCGCAG ACGGGCAGCCACCCTGCTAACCGCTCGACAGGGCATGATGTCGGCCCGGGGAGACTTCCTGAACTACGCCCTGTCGCTGATGCGCTCACACAACGACGAGCACTCAGACGTGCTGCCCGTGCTGGACGTGTGCTCGCTCAAGCACGTGGCCTACGTTTTCCAGGCTCTCATCTACTGGATCAAGGCCATGAACCAGCAGACCACGCTGGACACACCACAGATGGACCGGAAGAG GAATCGAGAGATTCTGGAGCTCGGTTTGGACAATGAAGATTCAGAGCACGAGAACGACGAGGACACCAATCAGA GTTTTGCATTGGAATACCAAGAGGGACACAAGAGGAAGGCAGTTAGGCAGAAACACGGCAAAAAGAAGCGGGCAGCTGTGAAAG GTTCTACGCTGCAAGACAAGGATGACGATCCGGTCCCCGCTGAAACGGGACAGAATCACTCCTTCTTCCGGCGCTCCGATTCCATGACCTTCCTGGGCTGCATCCCACCCAATCCCTTCGAAGTGCCCCTGGCCGAGGCCATCCCACTGGCCGATCAGCCCCACCTGTTACAG cCCAATGCCAGGAAGGAGGACCTGTTTGGTCGCCCCAGCCAGGGCTTGTACTCGTCCTCTTACATGGCCAGCAAAGGCCTGGCCGACATGTCAGCGGATAGAAACTGCTTAGAG ATTCTGCCCACTAAGATGTCGTACTCGGCCAACATGAAGAACGTGATGAGCATGGAGCTGCGTCCCAGGGAGGAGCTCGCTGCCGCGGAGCAGGAGATGGACACCTCCAAGCCTGGCCCCTCCCCCCACGACCTGGCTGCCCAGCTCAAGAGCAGCCTGCTGGCTGAGATCGGCCTGACCGAGAGCGACGGACCCCCTCTACCCTCCTTCAG acCCCACTGTAGTTTCATGGGAATGGTGATCTCTCATGACATGCTGCTGGGCCGCTGGCGTCTCTCCCTGGAGCTGTTTGGAAGAGTGTTCATGGAGGACGTGGGGGCTGAGCCAGGATCG ATCCTGACAGAGCTGGGTGGCTTTGAGGTGAAAGAGTCCAAATTCCGGCGGGAGATGGAGAAGCTGCGCAACCTGCAGTCGCGTGATCTGGCGCTTGAGGTGGACCGCGACCGCGACCAGCTCATCCAGCAGACCATGCGGCAGCTCAACACGCACTTTGGCCGCCGCTGCACCACCACGCCCATGGCTGTGCACCGTGTCAAGGTCACCTTCAAGGACGAGCCGGGCGAGGGGAGCGGTGTGGCACGCAGCTTCTACACGGCCATTGCCCAGGCCTTCCTGTCCAACGAGAAGCTGCCCAACCTGGACTGCGTGCAGAGCGTCAGCAAGGGCATGCAGGCCAGCA atctcATGCAGCGACTGAGGAACAGAgatcgagagagggagagaaggagtgggggGCTTCGAGCCGGCTCCCGGCGGGATCGCGACAG GGACTCCAGAAGGCAGCTGTCCATCGACACACGGCCCTTCAGGCCTGCGTCCGAAGGGAACCCCAGCGACGAGCCGGACCCGCTGccggcacacagacaggcactggGAGAACGGCTGTACCCTCGTGTGCACGCCATGCAACCG GCGTTTGCCAGTAAAATCACAGGGATGCTGCTAGAGCTGTCCCCtgctcagctgctgctgctcctggccAGTGAGGACTCCCTGAGAGCCCGCGTGGAGGAGGCCATGGAGCTCCTCATTGCACATGGAAG GGAAAATGGTGCTGACAGCATATTGGACCTCGGTGTCCTGGATGCCCCTGAGAAAGCACAG CAGGAGAACAGGAAGAGGCATGGCTCCACCCGCAGCGTGGTGGACATGGAGCTGGACGACCCTGATGACGGGGACGACAACGCCCCTCTGTTCTACCAGCCGGGTAAACGGGGCTTCTACTCCCCACGACCAGGCAAGAACACGGAGGCCAGACTCAACTGCTTCCGCAACATCGGCAG AATACTAGGACTTTGTCTGCTGCAGAATGAACTGTGCCCTATTACTTTGAATAGACACGTCATCAAAGTCCTGCTCGGGAGAAAG GTGAACTGGCATGACTTTGCCTTCTTTGACCCGGTAATGTACGAGAGCTTGCGGCAGCTAATCCTCCACTCCCAGGCTGGGGAGGCAGAGGCGGTGTTCTCAGCCATGGATCTGGCCTTTGCCATCGACCTCTGTAAAGAGGAAGGCGCTGGACAG GTGGAGCTCTTGACTGGTGGGGTGAACATGCCGGTCACCCCTTTGAATGTTTATGAGTATGTTAGGAAGTATGCAGAACACAGGATGCTGGTGGTTGCGGAGCAGCCTCTGCAT